From one Flavobacterium sp. N502536 genomic stretch:
- a CDS encoding OmpA family protein, which translates to MKKLYILSLLLSITFSFAQKTNLKKADALFRNYSYLDASKAYEECLQNIENPSAQTIKNAADSYYFISDARNALRWYRRLYQVQGNNLTDIYYLRYIQSMKAVMDYEEADKITKEYLNKKGDQKEINRYVAQKKYIDSLAKTKSLYEVRNLDINTSKSDFGATFFQDRIVFSSARDTTKFADKLYNWNNQPFLNLYVAERNPADGSLFNDKLFMPNVMTKYHEATASFDASGKTIYYSTNIVKKNRLVVDQDRINNFQILKGSIINEKVENPQKIFFDSDDYSVGHPSLSDDGSMLFFASDMPGGYGETDLYVVQIAKDGTMNSPKNLGPKINTIGNDLFPFFRNGVLYFSSDGHYGLGDLDVYESKLLSDGSFSTPQNLGTPVNSNKDDFTFIIDKAGSYGYVSSNRAGGKGDDDIYSFTKGQPVCNQNISGKAIDHKTKALLSDVTIVAYDPYNAVLAETKTNFDGKYAITVPCNKTVRLQASKFNYSDDEKTVATTKVNEAEITNVDFELSNYDDLVVKKAGVEKVDVNPIYFDYDKYDITPLAAAELEKVVFIMRKFPKIRIKIESHTDSRGKDAYNLKLSDNRAKSTRDYILSQGIDASRIESAIGYGETRLVNKCKNGVKCTEAEHLLNRRSDFIIIQK; encoded by the coding sequence ATGAAAAAACTATATATCCTCAGTTTGCTCTTGAGCATTACGTTTAGTTTTGCACAAAAGACCAATTTAAAAAAGGCCGATGCATTGTTTAGGAATTATTCCTATTTGGATGCATCAAAGGCCTATGAAGAATGTTTGCAGAATATTGAGAATCCATCAGCGCAGACCATTAAAAATGCTGCCGATTCGTATTACTTTATTTCCGATGCAAGAAATGCCCTCAGATGGTATAGAAGATTGTATCAGGTACAGGGTAATAACTTAACCGACATTTATTACCTGCGCTACATTCAGTCTATGAAAGCCGTTATGGATTATGAGGAAGCCGATAAAATCACCAAAGAATATCTCAATAAAAAAGGAGATCAAAAAGAGATCAATCGGTATGTTGCTCAGAAAAAATACATAGACAGCCTTGCCAAAACAAAGTCACTTTATGAAGTTAGAAATTTAGACATCAACACCAGTAAGTCTGATTTTGGCGCTACTTTTTTTCAGGACCGAATTGTATTTTCATCGGCAAGAGACACCACAAAATTTGCGGATAAACTCTACAATTGGAACAATCAGCCTTTTTTGAATTTGTATGTCGCCGAGAGAAACCCTGCCGACGGGAGCCTGTTCAATGACAAATTGTTTATGCCAAACGTCATGACTAAATATCATGAAGCCACGGCCTCTTTTGATGCCAGCGGAAAAACAATTTACTATTCTACCAATATTGTTAAGAAAAACAGATTGGTAGTAGACCAGGACAGAATCAATAACTTTCAGATTCTAAAAGGATCTATAATCAATGAAAAAGTTGAAAACCCGCAGAAAATTTTCTTTGACAGTGACGATTATTCCGTTGGGCATCCTAGTTTAAGCGATGACGGCAGCATGCTTTTCTTTGCTTCAGATATGCCGGGAGGTTATGGTGAAACCGATTTGTATGTGGTACAAATCGCTAAAGACGGAACCATGAATTCTCCAAAGAATTTAGGACCAAAAATCAATACCATAGGAAATGATCTTTTTCCATTTTTTCGAAACGGAGTATTGTATTTCTCTTCTGACGGACATTATGGTTTAGGCGATTTGGATGTATACGAAAGCAAACTTTTGTCGGATGGAAGTTTTTCAACCCCACAAAATTTGGGAACTCCGGTAAACAGTAACAAAGACGATTTTACTTTTATAATTGATAAGGCCGGAAGTTATGGGTATGTGTCTTCAAACAGAGCCGGAGGAAAAGGCGACGATGACATTTATTCGTTTACAAAAGGACAACCGGTTTGCAATCAGAACATTTCGGGTAAAGCAATCGATCATAAAACAAAAGCATTGCTGTCAGATGTTACTATAGTGGCTTACGACCCTTACAATGCGGTTCTGGCGGAAACAAAAACTAATTTCGATGGAAAGTATGCAATCACAGTTCCTTGCAACAAAACAGTACGTTTGCAGGCTTCAAAATTTAATTACAGTGACGACGAAAAAACAGTCGCAACCACCAAAGTAAACGAAGCCGAAATTACCAATGTTGACTTTGAATTGAGTAATTACGATGATCTCGTAGTAAAGAAAGCAGGAGTTGAAAAGGTAGATGTCAATCCGATCTATTTTGACTATGACAAATACGACATTACACCTCTGGCAGCCGCCGAACTGGAGAAAGTAGTTTTCATCATGCGAAAATTTCCTAAAATCCGAATCAAAATTGAGTCACACACAGACTCCAGAGGTAAAGATGCGTATAATTTGAAACTCTCTGACAACAGAGCCAAATCAACTCGGGATTACATTCTTTCTCAGGGAATTGATGCTTCAAGAATTGAAAGTGCTATCGGTTACGGAGAGACCCGTTTAGTCAACAAATGTAAAAATGGTGTAAAATGTACCGAAGCAGAACATTTGTTAAACAGACGCTCAGACTTTATTATAATCCAGAAATAA
- a CDS encoding type IX secretion system membrane protein PorP/SprF — MKLYIKSLETYFILICSFITVCVSAQQDPEYTQYMYNTMSVNPAYAGSTGTLEATLLHRSQWVGIDGAPETQSFSAHSPLLNEMIGLGLSVVNDKIGPSNELYIDGNFSYSIPLGYEKRLAFGLKAGMRMLDVDWSKGRFYNSNDVLLNQNINNQMKLAVGAGVYYYTDKWYVGLSVPSFIQSDYYDDIQESISYDRLHYYLMGGYVFDLNPNLKFKPAFLVKAVSGAPLTADISANFMIAEKFVIGASYRTDDSLSALAGFQISRSFYIGYAFDYTVSDLNKYNDGSHEIILRYQFTKKQSKIKSPRFF, encoded by the coding sequence ATGAAACTATATATAAAATCATTAGAAACGTATTTTATTTTAATATGTTCTTTTATCACAGTTTGCGTCAGTGCCCAACAGGACCCGGAGTACACGCAATACATGTACAATACGATGTCAGTAAACCCGGCTTATGCCGGGTCTACAGGAACCTTAGAAGCAACACTTTTGCACCGTTCGCAATGGGTTGGAATAGATGGAGCACCAGAAACACAATCGTTTTCTGCCCATTCACCGCTTCTAAACGAAATGATTGGTTTAGGATTAAGTGTCGTTAACGACAAAATTGGTCCCTCAAACGAATTGTATATTGACGGAAACTTCTCTTATTCAATTCCTTTAGGATATGAAAAAAGACTGGCTTTTGGTTTAAAAGCAGGGATGAGAATGTTAGACGTAGATTGGTCTAAAGGAAGATTCTACAACAGCAATGATGTATTGCTGAATCAGAATATTAACAATCAGATGAAACTGGCTGTAGGAGCAGGGGTTTACTATTATACCGACAAATGGTATGTGGGTCTTTCCGTTCCAAGTTTTATTCAAAGTGATTATTACGATGATATTCAGGAATCAATATCTTACGATCGTCTGCATTATTACTTAATGGGAGGTTATGTTTTTGATCTGAATCCAAACTTAAAATTTAAACCGGCATTTTTAGTAAAGGCAGTGAGTGGAGCACCACTTACTGCCGATATTTCGGCGAACTTTATGATTGCAGAAAAATTTGTAATCGGTGCATCTTATCGAACAGATGATTCGTTAAGCGCCTTGGCAGGTTTTCAGATCTCCAGAAGTTTTTACATCGGATATGCTTTTGATTATACCGTAAGTGACCTGAACAAATACAACGATGGATCTCATGAGATCATTCTGCGTTATCAGTTTACTAAAAAACAAAGTAAAATCAAATCACCTCGATTCTTCTAA